A region from the uncultured Holophaga sp. genome encodes:
- a CDS encoding NifU family protein: MPKIAEIEYTPNPHAVKFILKEPVAVGFPRSYPNREIAEADPLAKALFEVGHVVSVFMQDKILTITKDEELTWNDLLPKLAPPIRSAPSAQAAPAPRDAEPTLDENDPFIQKIYKVLADTILPALAADGGGLEIIGRHEKQVMIRYQGACMTCPSGLTGTLMAIEGVLQKEVDPEIVVITV, encoded by the coding sequence ATGCCGAAGATCGCCGAAATCGAGTACACGCCCAATCCCCATGCGGTGAAGTTCATCCTGAAGGAGCCGGTGGCCGTGGGCTTCCCCCGCAGCTACCCGAACCGGGAAATCGCCGAAGCCGACCCCCTCGCCAAGGCGCTCTTCGAGGTGGGCCACGTGGTCTCCGTCTTCATGCAGGACAAGATCCTCACCATCACCAAGGACGAGGAGCTCACCTGGAACGACCTGCTCCCCAAGCTGGCCCCCCCCATCCGCTCCGCCCCCTCTGCCCAGGCGGCCCCAGCCCCCCGCGACGCGGAGCCCACGCTCGATGAGAACGACCCTTTCATCCAGAAGATCTACAAGGTGCTGGCCGACACCATCCTGCCCGCCCTGGCGGCGGACGGCGGCGGCCTGGAGATCATCGGACGCCACGAGAAGCAGGTCATGATCCGCTACCAGGGCGCCTGCATGACCTGTCCCTCCGGCCTCACCGGCACCCTCATGGCCATTGAGGGTGTGCTGCAGAAGGAAGTGGACCCGGAGATCGTGGTCATCACGGTGTAA
- a CDS encoding Fe-S cluster assembly sulfur transfer protein SufU, whose protein sequence is MSDPRELYQQVIIEHNKKPRNFGKLEPCTHHAHGLNPLCGDDIEVSLIIEDGIVQDLKFQGHGCAISQASSSLMTTNVKGKTVAEAEKLVEEFRAMIRGTLDPTKDPNVLGRLSLFQGVKDLPSRVKCAVLPWATLHSAIQGEEITSTE, encoded by the coding sequence ATGTCCGACCCCCGCGAGCTCTACCAGCAGGTCATCATCGAGCACAACAAGAAGCCCCGGAACTTCGGCAAGCTGGAGCCCTGCACCCACCACGCACACGGGCTCAACCCCCTCTGCGGCGATGACATCGAGGTCAGTCTGATCATCGAGGACGGCATCGTCCAGGACTTGAAGTTCCAGGGCCACGGCTGTGCCATCTCCCAGGCCTCCAGCAGCCTCATGACCACCAACGTCAAGGGTAAGACCGTCGCGGAAGCCGAGAAGCTGGTGGAGGAGTTCCGGGCCATGATCCGCGGCACCCTGGACCCCACCAAGGACCCCAATGTCCTTGGACGCCTCTCCCTCTTCCAGGGGGTGAAGGACCTGCCCAGCCGGGTTAAGTGCGCCGTGCTGCCCTGGGCCACCCTCCACAGCGCCATTCAGGGCGAAGAGATCACGAGCACCGAGTAA
- a CDS encoding cysteine desulfurase gives MSHYLDVATIRQDFPILTAPFHGKRLVYLDSAVSGQVPLPAIERMRRYEAYEHTNVHRGVSTLSQEATDSYEGAREKVRALLNAPSSKQIVWTRGTTESINLVAQAWGRQNVQEGDEILLSAMEHHANIVPWQLLAQEKGAKLKVIPMNDRGELILDDLDGLLTERTKIVGVTQVSNVLGTINPVKEIIQKAHAKGIPVLVDGAQGVPHMPVDVQQLDCDFYVFSGHKLSGPTGIGVLYGKKELLEAMPPWHGGGSMILSVTWEKTTFMGIPARLEAGTPAITQAIGLGAAIDYLKGIGFEKIAAHEHALLAYATDRLKGIEGLRIIGEAAQKASVLSFVLEGIHPHDIGSILDHEGIVVRAGHHCAQPVMQHFQIPATTRASLAYFNDEADVDALVVGIQKVKEIFG, from the coding sequence ATGTCCCACTACCTTGATGTCGCCACGATCCGCCAGGACTTCCCGATCCTGACCGCCCCCTTCCACGGCAAACGCCTGGTCTACCTGGACAGCGCCGTGAGTGGCCAGGTGCCCCTTCCCGCCATCGAGCGCATGCGTCGCTACGAGGCCTATGAGCACACCAATGTCCACCGGGGCGTCTCAACCCTCAGCCAGGAGGCCACGGACTCCTACGAGGGCGCCCGTGAGAAGGTCCGCGCCCTGCTCAACGCCCCCAGCTCCAAGCAGATCGTATGGACCCGCGGCACCACTGAGTCCATCAACCTGGTGGCCCAGGCCTGGGGTCGACAGAACGTCCAGGAGGGCGACGAGATCCTGCTCTCCGCCATGGAGCACCACGCCAACATCGTGCCCTGGCAGCTCCTGGCCCAGGAGAAGGGCGCCAAGCTCAAGGTCATCCCCATGAACGACCGGGGCGAGCTCATCCTGGACGACCTGGACGGGCTGCTCACGGAACGCACGAAGATCGTGGGCGTCACCCAGGTCTCCAACGTGCTGGGCACCATCAACCCCGTCAAGGAGATCATCCAGAAGGCCCACGCCAAGGGCATTCCCGTCCTGGTGGACGGCGCCCAGGGCGTGCCCCACATGCCCGTGGATGTGCAGCAGCTGGACTGTGACTTCTACGTCTTCAGCGGCCACAAGCTCTCCGGCCCCACGGGCATCGGCGTCCTCTACGGGAAAAAGGAACTTCTGGAGGCCATGCCCCCCTGGCACGGCGGCGGCAGCATGATCCTCTCCGTCACCTGGGAGAAGACCACCTTCATGGGCATCCCGGCCCGTCTGGAGGCCGGCACCCCCGCCATCACCCAGGCCATCGGCCTCGGAGCGGCTATCGACTACCTGAAGGGCATCGGCTTCGAGAAGATCGCCGCCCATGAGCACGCTCTGCTGGCATACGCCACGGATCGACTGAAGGGCATCGAGGGCCTGCGGATCATCGGCGAAGCCGCCCAGAAGGCCAGCGTCCTCTCCTTCGTCCTGGAGGGTATCCACCCCCACGACATCGGCAGCATCCTGGACCACGAGGGCATCGTGGTGCGGGCGGGCCACCACTGCGCCCAGCCCGTCATGCAGCACTTCCAGATCCCCGCCACCACCCGCGCCTCGCTCGCTTATTTCAACGACGAAGCCGATGTGGATGCGCTGGTGGTCGGCATCCAAAAGGTGAAGGAAATCTTCGGCTAA